One window of Oryza brachyantha chromosome 12, ObraRS2, whole genome shotgun sequence genomic DNA carries:
- the LOC102704194 gene encoding probable non-specific lipid-transfer protein 3, with protein MGVESKVVVAAVVLVAMVVGASAAITCGQVGTAIAPCIPYVTGRSSALSQGCCNGVKGLNSAARSTADRQAACRCLKSLAGTVKSLNLGTAAGIPAKCGVNVGFPISLSTDCNKVR; from the exons ATGGGTGTTGAGAGCAAGGTGGtggtcgccgccgtggtgctggtggcaatggtggtgggggcgtcggcggcgatcaCTTGCGGTCAGGTGGGGACGGCGATCGCGCCGTGCATCCCGTACGTGACGGGGAGGAGTAGTGCGCTGAGCCAGGGGTGCTGCAACGGCGTGAAGGGACTGAACAGCGCCGCCCGCTCCACCGCCGACCGGCAGGCCGCCTGCCGCTGCCTCAAGAGCCTCGCCGGCACCGTCAAGTCGCTCAACctcggcaccgccgccggcatcCCCGCCAAGTGCGGCGTCAACGTCGGCTTCCCCATCAGCCTCTCCACCGACTGCAACAA GGTCAGATAG
- the LOC102704469 gene encoding probable chalcone--flavonone isomerase 3 isoform X2, producing MATVEVEGIPFPQEITGTKPLSFLAHGVTDIEIHFLQIKYNAIGVYLDKESVLGHLESWKGKKAEELVQDDGFFQALVSAPVEKLFRIVVIKEIKGSQYGVQLESSVRDRLVAVDKFEEEEEEALEKVTEFFQYKYFKPNSVLTFHFPTTPGIAEISFVTEGKSEAKLTVDNNNVAEMIQKWYLGGESAVSPTTVKSLADQFAPLLSA from the exons ATGGCCACTGTGGAGGTGGAGGGCATCCCATTTCCTCAGGAGATCACCGGCACCAAGCCACTGTCATTCCTTGCTCATG GCGTGACAGACATCGAGATCCATTTCCTTCAGATCAAATATAACGCCATTGGGGTGTATCTCGACAAGGAGAGTGTACTAGGGCATTTGGAGAGTTGGAAGGGCAAGAAGGCCGAGGAGCTTGTGCAAGATGATGGCTTCTTTCAGGCCCTTGTTTCTG CTCCTGTGGAAAAACTGTTCAGGATCGTGGTGATCAAGGAGATCAAAGGATCGCAGTATGGCGTGCAGCTGGAGAGCTCTGTGCGCGACCGTCTGGTGGCAGTGGACAagttcgaggaggaggaagaagaggcgcTGGAGAAGGTGACTGAATTCTTCCAGTATAAGTATTTCAAGCCCAACTCTGTCCTCACCTTCCACTTCCCTACCACTCCTGGAATTGCAGAG ATATCATTTGTGACAGAAGGCAAGAGCGAGGCGAAACTGACAGTGGATAACAACAATGTGGCTGAGATGATTCAGAAATGGTACCTTGGTGGGGAGTCTGCAGTTTCCCCTACGACTGTCAAGAGTCTGGCAGATCAATTCGCACCACTGCTCTCCGCATGA
- the LOC102704469 gene encoding probable chalcone--flavonone isomerase 3 isoform X1 → MGTEMATVEVEGIPFPQEITGTKPLSFLAHGVTDIEIHFLQIKYNAIGVYLDKESVLGHLESWKGKKAEELVQDDGFFQALVSAPVEKLFRIVVIKEIKGSQYGVQLESSVRDRLVAVDKFEEEEEEALEKVTEFFQYKYFKPNSVLTFHFPTTPGIAEISFVTEGKSEAKLTVDNNNVAEMIQKWYLGGESAVSPTTVKSLADQFAPLLSA, encoded by the exons A TGGGCACAGAGATGGCCACTGTGGAGGTGGAGGGCATCCCATTTCCTCAGGAGATCACCGGCACCAAGCCACTGTCATTCCTTGCTCATG GCGTGACAGACATCGAGATCCATTTCCTTCAGATCAAATATAACGCCATTGGGGTGTATCTCGACAAGGAGAGTGTACTAGGGCATTTGGAGAGTTGGAAGGGCAAGAAGGCCGAGGAGCTTGTGCAAGATGATGGCTTCTTTCAGGCCCTTGTTTCTG CTCCTGTGGAAAAACTGTTCAGGATCGTGGTGATCAAGGAGATCAAAGGATCGCAGTATGGCGTGCAGCTGGAGAGCTCTGTGCGCGACCGTCTGGTGGCAGTGGACAagttcgaggaggaggaagaagaggcgcTGGAGAAGGTGACTGAATTCTTCCAGTATAAGTATTTCAAGCCCAACTCTGTCCTCACCTTCCACTTCCCTACCACTCCTGGAATTGCAGAG ATATCATTTGTGACAGAAGGCAAGAGCGAGGCGAAACTGACAGTGGATAACAACAATGTGGCTGAGATGATTCAGAAATGGTACCTTGGTGGGGAGTCTGCAGTTTCCCCTACGACTGTCAAGAGTCTGGCAGATCAATTCGCACCACTGCTCTCCGCATGA
- the LOC102702150 gene encoding elongation factor P-like isoform X1 codes for MASSLRHLSTSAAAPHSFHRLSLARPPPLRSRLTRTYTYIMLISFCCSHPIPSQLLLLHFLSQLSGVYALSSNDIRVGSNIEVDGAPWKVLEFLHVKPGKGAAFVRTKMRNYITGNTVDKTFRAGSTIPEASISKETKQFTYKDGSQFVFMDLTSFEETRLNESDVGDRQKWLKEGMDCNLLYWNGRIIDFDLPITVRLTVTDTDPGQGDSAQGGTKPATVETGAVVTVPSFVNVGDDILIDSRTGQYMNRA; via the exons ATGGCTTCTTCCCTCCGCCAcctctccacctccgccgcagCACCCCACTCCTTCCACCGCCTCTCCCTCGCCCGTCCGCCGCCTCTCCGTTCCCGTCTCACCCGTACTTACACATATATTATGTTAATTTCTTTCTGCTGctcccatcccatcccatcccaacttcttcttcttcattttctttctcaacTTTCAGGGGTGTATGCGCTATCCAGCAACGATATCAGGGTGGGCTCCAACATCGAGGTGGACGGCGCTCCCTGGAAGGTTCTTG AATTCCTCCACGTCAAGCCTGGAAAAGGTGCTGCTTTTGTAAGAACAAAAATGCGCAATTATATCACCGGCAACACAGTTGACAAAACATTTCGAGCTGGAAGTACG atcccAGAAGCATCCATTTCAAAGGAAACTAAGCAATTTACCTACAAGGATGGATCGCAGTTTGTGTTCATGGATCTG ACTAGCTTTGAAGAAACTCGGTTAAATGAGTCAGATGTTGGTGACAGGCAGAAATGGTTGAAAGAGGGGATGGACTGCAATTTGCTATACTGGAATGGACGG ATCATCGACTTTGATCTCCCCATCACAGTTAGGCTGACTGTAACTGATACTGACCCAGGGCAAGGTGACAGTGCACAAG GAGGAACAAAGCCTGCAACCGTGGAAACAGGAGCTGTTGTCACGGTGCCCTCGTTTGTGAACGTAGGCGATGATATCCTGATTGATTCAAGAACAGGGCAATACATGAACAGGGCATAG
- the LOC102702150 gene encoding elongation factor P-like isoform X2 → MASSLRHLSTSAAAPHSFHRLSLARPPPLRSRLTRVYALSSNDIRVGSNIEVDGAPWKVLEFLHVKPGKGAAFVRTKMRNYITGNTVDKTFRAGSTIPEASISKETKQFTYKDGSQFVFMDLTSFEETRLNESDVGDRQKWLKEGMDCNLLYWNGRIIDFDLPITVRLTVTDTDPGQGDSAQGGTKPATVETGAVVTVPSFVNVGDDILIDSRTGQYMNRA, encoded by the exons ATGGCTTCTTCCCTCCGCCAcctctccacctccgccgcagCACCCCACTCCTTCCACCGCCTCTCCCTCGCCCGTCCGCCGCCTCTCCGTTCCCGTCTCACCC GGGTGTATGCGCTATCCAGCAACGATATCAGGGTGGGCTCCAACATCGAGGTGGACGGCGCTCCCTGGAAGGTTCTTG AATTCCTCCACGTCAAGCCTGGAAAAGGTGCTGCTTTTGTAAGAACAAAAATGCGCAATTATATCACCGGCAACACAGTTGACAAAACATTTCGAGCTGGAAGTACG atcccAGAAGCATCCATTTCAAAGGAAACTAAGCAATTTACCTACAAGGATGGATCGCAGTTTGTGTTCATGGATCTG ACTAGCTTTGAAGAAACTCGGTTAAATGAGTCAGATGTTGGTGACAGGCAGAAATGGTTGAAAGAGGGGATGGACTGCAATTTGCTATACTGGAATGGACGG ATCATCGACTTTGATCTCCCCATCACAGTTAGGCTGACTGTAACTGATACTGACCCAGGGCAAGGTGACAGTGCACAAG GAGGAACAAAGCCTGCAACCGTGGAAACAGGAGCTGTTGTCACGGTGCCCTCGTTTGTGAACGTAGGCGATGATATCCTGATTGATTCAAGAACAGGGCAATACATGAACAGGGCATAG
- the LOC102704755 gene encoding probable rRNA-processing protein EBP2 homolog: protein MARLKADPLLREDEDAILDDVDTDDEEESEPEDDDSGEEFHAEPSKKSIYNKEGIIEKLEDIAWPENVDWRHKLTVDHDQGDKVDVNDDLARELAFYTQALDGTRQAFQKLESMKVRFLRPADYYAEMVKTDAHMHKIKGRLLSEKKKIEEAEERKKAREAKKRAKEVQAEKEKERAKQKKEQIESVKKWRKQRQQGGFAKGNDDGPDLNFEGEEGFKQSKKKRPGVSPGDRSGGLAKKGKQGKNRKSRDSKFGHGGRKGLKKQNTAETTNDFRGFNQMDKSQNKRRKMR from the coding sequence ATGGCACGACTCAAAGCTGACCCATTGCTTCGCGAGGATGAGGATGCCATACTGGATGATGTCGATaccgacgacgaggaagaGTCAGAGCCCGAAGACGACGATTCGGGGGAGGAATTCCATGCAGAGCCTTCCAAGAAATCTATCTACAACAAGGAGGGGATCATCGAGAAGCTCGAGGACATAGCCTGGCCGGAGAATGTGGACTGGAGGCACAAGCTTACTGTTGACCATGATCAGGGGGACAAGGTTGATGTCAACGATGATCTTGCTCGTGAGCTTGCCTTCTACACACAGGCTTTGGATGGCACCAGGCAGGCCTTTCAGAAGTTGGAGTCTATGAAGGTCCGCTTCCTCAGGCCGGCTGATTACTATGCTGAGATGGTCAAGACTGATGCTCACATGCACAAGATCAAGGGGAGGCTCTTGtcagagaagaagaagatcgaggaggccgaggagaggaagaaggccAGAGAGGCCAAGAAGAGGGCCAAGGAGGTGCAGGCagagaaggaaaaggagagagcCAAGCAGAAGAAGGAGCAGATCGAGTCTGTCAAGAAGTGGAGGAAGCAGAGGCAACAAGGGGGCTTTGCCAAGGGAAATGATGATGGGCCTGATCTGAATTTTGAAGGCGAGGAAGGGTTCAAGCAATCCAAGAAAAAGAGGCCTGGTGTTTCTCCTGGTGACAGGTCTGGTGGCCTTGCTAAGAAAGGTAAGCAAGGAAAGAACAGGAAGTCAAGAGATTCCAAATTTGGGCATGGTGGTCGGAAAGGGCTGAAGAAGCAAAATACTGCAGAGACGACGAATGACTTTAGAGGATTCAACCAGATGGACAAGTCACAAAACAAGAGGAGAAAAATGCGTTGA
- the LOC102702430 gene encoding vacuolar-sorting receptor 1-like, whose protein sequence is MGLRSPRAMLCLLLVSAALLCTGCHGGFLVEKNSLRVTAPSDLKGTYECAIGNFGVPQYGGTMVGVVTYPKANKKACKSFDDFDISYKPKPGSLPTFLLVDRGDCFFTKKAWNAQNAGAAAILVADDKTEPLITMDTPEESGNTDYLENITIPSALITKSFGDKLKKAIDNGDMVNVNLDWRESLPHPDERVEYEFWTNSNDECGPKCDSQIDFVKSFKGAAQVLEKKGYTQFTPHYITWYCPESFILSKQCKSQCINHGRYCAPDPEQDFSKGYDGKDVVVQNLRQVCVYKVAKEHGKPWLWWDYVTDFAIRCPMKEKKYTKECADGVIKALGLDHKAIDKCIGDPGADKENPVLKAEQDAQIGKGSRGDVTILPTLVINNRQYRGKLDKGAVLKAICAGFRETTEPAVCLSEDIQTNECLENNGGCWQDKVANVSACKDTFRGRVCECPVVKGVQFVGDGYTHCEASGSGRCEINNGGCWKETRHGQTYSACTNDGCKCPDGFKGDGVHKCEDIDECKERSACQCKECKCKNTWGSYECGCSGGLLYMKEHDTCISKSAATEVGWNFLWVIFFGLVVAGIAGYALYKYRIRRYMDSEIRAIMAQYMPLDNQGEVPNHSHHIEL, encoded by the exons ATGGGGCTCCGATCCCCCCGCGCGATGCTGTGCTTACTACTGGTGTCGGCGGCGCTGCTCTGCACTGGCTGCCACGGCGGGTTCTTGGTGGAGAAGAACAGCCTCAGGGTGACGGCGCCGAGCGACCTCAAGGGCACCTACGAGTGCGCCATTGGCAACTTCGGCGTGCCCCAGTACGGCGGCACCATGGTCGGCGTCGTCACCTACCCCAAGGCCAACAAGAAGGCCTGCAAGAGCTTCGATGATTTCGACATCTCCTACAAGCCCAAGCCGGGCTCACTCCCCACCTTCCTCCTCGTCGATAGGGGAG ATTGCTTTTTCACAAAGAAGGCATGGAATGCACAAAacgcaggagcagcagcaatcCTTGTTGCTGATGATAAAACTGAACCCCTAATTACAATGGACACGCCTGAAGAGAGTGGAAACACAGACTATTTAGAGAATATCACCATTCCTTCTGCATTGATAACCAAAAGCTTTGGTGACAAGCTCAAGAAAGCAATTGATAATGGTGACATGGTTAATGTGAATTTGGATTGGAGGGAGTCCCTGCCCCACCCTGATGAGCGTGTTGAGTATGAGTTTTGGACTAACAGTAATGATGAATGTGGCCCTAAATGTGATAGTCAGATTGATTTTGTCAAGAGCTTCAAAGGAGCAGCGCAGGTACTTGAGAAGAAGGGATACACACAGTTCACTCCTCATTACATTACCTGGTATTGCCCAGAGTCCTTCATTTTAAGCAAGCAGTGCAAATCCCAGTGTATCAACCATGGGAGATATTGTGCACCTGACCCGGAACAAGATTTCAGCAAAGGGTATGATGGGAAAGATGTGGTAGTTCAGAATTTACGTCAAGTTTGTGTTTATAAAGTTGCTAAGGAGCATGGAAAACCTTGGCTGTGGTGGGACTACGTGACAGATTTTGCAATTCGGTGTCCAATGAAGGAAAAGAAGTATACCAAAGAATGTGCTGATGGAGTTATCAAGGCGCTTG GCCTTGATCACAAAGCCATAGATAAGTGTATTGGTGATCCAGGTGCTGATAAAGAAAATCCTGTGTTGAAAGCTGAACAAGATGCACAG ATTGGCAAGGGCTCTCGTGGTGATGTTACCATTCTACCGACTCTCGTAATCAACAATAGACAATACAGAG GGAAACTTGATAAAGGAGCAGTTCTTAAGGCAATTTGTGCTGGTTTTCGAGAAACCACTGAGCCAGCCGTTTGCTTGAGTGAAG ATATACAAACAAACGAGTGCTTGGAGAACAATGGTGGCTGTTGGCAAGACAAGGTTGCTAACGTCTCTGCATGCAAG GACACTTTTCGTGGAAGAGTTTGCGAGTGTCCAGTTGTGAAAGGTGTTCAATTTGTTGGTGATGGATACACTCATTGTGAAG CTTCGGGTTCTGGCCGTTGTGAAATTAACAATGGAGGATGCTGGAAGGAAACCAGGCATGGCCAGACATATTCTGCCTGCACT AATGATGGCTGTAAATGCCCGGATGGGTTTAAAGGTGACGGAGTCCACAAATGTGAAG ATATTGACGAATGCAAGGAACGGTCTGCATGCCAGTGCAAGGAATGTAAATGCAAGAACACATGGGGAAGCTATGAGTGTGGGTGCAGTGGTGGCTTGCTTTACATGAAGGAGCATGATACATGCATAA GTAAAAGTGCTGCAACAGAGGTAGGATGGAACTTCTTGTGGGTGATCTTCTTCGGCTTAGTAGTAGCAGGAATTGCAGGATACGCGTTATACAAGTACAGGATCCGG AGATACATGGATTCAGAAATCCGCGCCATCATGGCCCAGTACATGCCCCTTGACAACCAAGGGGAAGTTCCCAATCATTCTCACCATATTGAGCTGTGA